A single window of Acidimicrobiales bacterium DNA harbors:
- a CDS encoding acyl-CoA dehydrogenase family protein, with amino-acid sequence MNLRYSESEEQFRGELKEWLDRVLPTIGPPPAQDDWPGRRAYDTAWQRMLFDAGYAGINWQRELGGRGASPAEHLVFLEETERAHAPYVGVNFVGLLHAGPTLIAEATPEQRSRYLPAILRGDEVWCQGFSEPGAGSDLASLRTRAVRDGDCYVVTGQKIWCSFGQIGDFGELLVRTDPDVKKQAGITWLMLPMDLPGIEVRPLRTVLGSSEFA; translated from the coding sequence GTGAACCTGCGCTACTCAGAGAGCGAGGAGCAGTTCCGGGGCGAGCTCAAGGAATGGCTCGATCGGGTGCTGCCCACGATCGGCCCTCCGCCGGCTCAGGATGACTGGCCGGGGCGGCGCGCCTACGACACGGCATGGCAGCGGATGCTGTTTGATGCCGGCTACGCCGGCATCAACTGGCAAAGGGAGCTGGGCGGGCGTGGTGCTTCCCCGGCCGAGCACCTGGTGTTCCTGGAGGAGACCGAGCGGGCCCACGCGCCCTACGTGGGGGTCAACTTCGTGGGGCTGCTGCACGCCGGTCCCACGCTCATCGCCGAGGCCACACCCGAGCAGCGATCCCGCTATCTGCCGGCGATCCTGCGCGGCGACGAGGTCTGGTGCCAGGGCTTCTCGGAGCCGGGCGCGGGCTCGGATCTCGCGTCGTTGCGCACCCGGGCCGTGCGCGACGGCGATTGCTACGTCGTCACCGGGCAGAAGATCTGGTGCTCGTTCGGTCAGATCGGCGATTTCGGCGAGCTGCTCGTGCGCACCGACCCGGACGTGAAGAAGCAGGCCGGGATCACCTGGCTGATGCTGCCGATGGATCTCCCCGGCATCGAGGTGCGCCCGTTGCGCACGGTGCTCGGCTCCTCCGAGTTCGCC
- a CDS encoding glucose 1-dehydrogenase, translated as MGRLDGKVALISGGARGQGEAEARIFAAEGAKVVLGDVLDEVGEKLAVEIGDASAYVHLDVSRPDDWATAVEAATNRFGKLDVLVNNAGILRFGSIERTSFEEYRQVIEVNQFGCFLGMKAAIPALKAAGGGAIVNISSTQGLEGMAGACAYTASKFAVRGMTKAAALELGRYSIRVNSVHPGGIDTPMLALDQVDQSNKDAGYRHQPIGRIGKPEEVARLVTFLASDESSYSTGAEFLIDGGMTAGLAFPGFE; from the coding sequence GTGGGCAGACTGGACGGGAAGGTTGCGCTCATCTCCGGGGGGGCCCGGGGCCAGGGCGAGGCCGAGGCCCGGATCTTCGCCGCCGAGGGAGCCAAGGTCGTGCTCGGCGACGTGCTGGACGAGGTGGGCGAGAAGCTGGCCGTCGAGATCGGAGACGCCTCCGCCTACGTGCATCTCGACGTCAGCAGACCGGACGACTGGGCGACGGCGGTCGAGGCGGCGACGAACCGGTTCGGGAAGCTCGACGTGCTCGTCAACAACGCCGGAATCCTCCGGTTCGGCTCGATCGAGCGGACCTCGTTCGAGGAGTACCGGCAGGTCATCGAGGTCAACCAGTTCGGCTGCTTCCTCGGCATGAAGGCCGCCATTCCGGCCCTCAAGGCCGCTGGCGGTGGCGCCATCGTGAACATCTCCTCGACCCAGGGCCTCGAGGGCATGGCCGGGGCGTGTGCCTACACAGCGAGCAAGTTCGCCGTCCGGGGCATGACCAAGGCCGCCGCCCTGGAGCTCGGTCGATACAGCATCCGGGTGAACTCGGTCCACCCCGGAGGCATCGACACCCCGATGCTCGCCCTCGACCAGGTCGACCAGTCCAACAAGGACGCCGGGTACCGGCACCAGCCGATCGGGCGCATCGGCAAGCCCGAGGAGGTGGCCCGGCTGGTGACCTTCCTCGCCTCGGACGAGAGCTCGTACTCGACGGGAGCCGAGTTCCTCATCGATGGCGGCATGACCGCGGGGCTGGCCTTTCCGGGCTTCGAGTGA
- a CDS encoding CoA transferase, whose amino-acid sequence MSDGPLADIRVIDCSGLIAAPGCARYLADFGADVIKVERPDGGDAARDLGWRDTRDGVSLWWKLEGRNKRCVTLDLKSAEGLEALLGLCDDAHVLVENFRPGTLERLGMGPDVLLARNPRLVITRITGFGQDGPYAGRPGFATLAEAMSGFAAINGDPDGAPLLPPVALTDEVTALVGAFATMVALHSGVGQVVDASLLESMLQVMGPLPAAYAVLGYEQPRLGSGIPYSVPRGTYRCADGSWVAISTSSEPVARRLLHLVGLGDDDGLRTNAGRSARREEVDRAVGAWIGARTMAEALESLNDADVAVAPVMGMADILGDPHVAARHAVCDVEGTPMQGVVARLSATPGRIRWSGRPLGADNEEVLGESPGG is encoded by the coding sequence ATGAGCGACGGGCCTCTCGCCGACATCCGGGTCATCGACTGCTCGGGCCTCATCGCCGCGCCCGGCTGCGCCCGGTACCTGGCCGACTTCGGCGCCGATGTGATCAAGGTGGAACGACCCGACGGGGGTGACGCCGCACGCGACCTGGGCTGGCGCGACACCAGGGATGGCGTGTCGCTGTGGTGGAAGCTGGAGGGTCGCAACAAGCGGTGCGTGACCCTCGATCTCAAGTCGGCCGAGGGGCTCGAGGCGCTGCTCGGTCTGTGCGACGACGCCCACGTGCTGGTCGAGAACTTCCGACCCGGCACCCTCGAGCGGCTGGGCATGGGACCAGACGTGCTCCTGGCGCGCAACCCCCGGCTCGTCATCACCCGCATCACCGGCTTCGGACAGGACGGCCCGTACGCCGGCCGTCCGGGCTTCGCCACCCTCGCCGAGGCCATGTCCGGCTTCGCCGCCATCAACGGCGACCCCGACGGCGCGCCGCTGCTGCCTCCGGTCGCCCTCACCGACGAGGTCACGGCGCTGGTCGGCGCCTTCGCGACCATGGTCGCCCTGCACTCAGGCGTCGGTCAGGTGGTCGACGCCAGCCTGCTCGAATCCATGCTCCAGGTCATGGGTCCCCTGCCGGCCGCCTACGCGGTGCTGGGCTACGAGCAGCCCCGCCTGGGGTCGGGCATCCCCTACAGCGTCCCGCGCGGCACCTACCGGTGCGCGGACGGCTCGTGGGTGGCCATCAGCACCTCGTCGGAGCCGGTCGCCCGACGCCTCCTGCACCTGGTCGGACTGGGGGACGATGACGGGCTGCGCACCAACGCCGGCCGGTCGGCGCGCCGCGAGGAGGTCGACCGCGCCGTCGGGGCCTGGATCGGTGCCCGGACCATGGCGGAGGCGCTCGAGTCGCTGAACGACGCCGACGTCGCCGTGGCGCCGGTCATGGGCATGGCCGACATCCTCGGCGATCCCCACGTGGCGGCGCGCCACGCCGTGTGCGACGTCGAGGGCACACCGATGCAAGGCGTCGTCGCCCGCCTCTCGGCCACGCCCGGCCGTATCCGCTGGTCCGGCCGTCCATTGGGGGCCGACAACGAGGAGGTGCTCGGCGAGTCGCCCGGCGGCTAG
- a CDS encoding permease-like cell division protein FtsX, giving the protein MGLSLDYVARETGTNLWRNRLMTIAAVLTVAVSLSLVGSALLLKQGVSTATTRWKGGVQLAVFMQPQTPVDQTQTVAQQLGSLQEVKRVTYCDQTCSWNEFRTMFANQPDLVNSATAADLPPSFRVVARDANHVQQVGTAIRSDPGVRNVVYAKQSVDTLLRVTGIAQAVLYSVAVVLLAAAAVLILNAIRMAIFARRREVAVMKLVGATNWFIRVPYMLEGVIQGLAGGVVAAGVVAVVSFLLRYSVQHYDVTLFQSIVVSGRDLFLTEIFVVFMGAVVGAGGSALGVRRFLTA; this is encoded by the coding sequence ATGGGCCTGTCGCTCGACTACGTCGCCCGCGAGACGGGCACCAACCTGTGGCGCAACCGCCTGATGACGATCGCCGCGGTGCTCACCGTGGCCGTCTCGCTCTCGCTGGTCGGCTCCGCGCTGCTGCTCAAGCAGGGGGTGTCCACCGCCACGACGAGGTGGAAGGGCGGGGTCCAGCTGGCCGTGTTCATGCAGCCCCAGACACCCGTGGACCAGACCCAGACGGTGGCGCAGCAGCTGGGGTCGTTGCAAGAGGTGAAGCGGGTCACCTACTGCGACCAGACGTGTTCCTGGAACGAGTTCCGCACGATGTTCGCCAACCAGCCCGACCTCGTCAACAGCGCCACGGCCGCTGACCTGCCCCCTTCGTTCCGCGTGGTGGCGCGCGACGCCAACCACGTCCAACAGGTCGGGACCGCGATCAGGTCCGACCCCGGGGTCAGGAACGTGGTGTACGCCAAGCAGTCGGTCGACACCCTGCTACGGGTCACGGGGATCGCTCAGGCGGTCCTGTACAGCGTCGCCGTGGTCCTGCTGGCCGCCGCCGCCGTGCTCATCCTGAACGCGATCCGGATGGCGATCTTCGCCCGACGGAGAGAGGTGGCGGTCATGAAGCTGGTGGGCGCCACCAACTGGTTCATCCGGGTGCCCTACATGCTGGAGGGCGTGATCCAAGGGCTGGCGGGTGGAGTGGTGGCGGCGGGCGTCGTGGCCGTCGTCAGCTTCCTGCTGCGGTACTCGGTGCAGCACTACGACGTGACGCTGTTCCAGTCGATCGTCGTGTCCGGCCGCGACCTCTTCCTCACCGAGATCTTCGTGGTGTTCATGGGGGCGGTCGTGGGAGCCGGGGGCTCGGCTCTCGGCGTGCGCCGGTTCCTCACCGCCTAG
- the ftsE gene encoding cell division ATP-binding protein FtsE yields the protein MIRLDNVTKTYKGSVCALRDCSVDIGRGEFVFLVGPSGAGKSTFIRLILREEAPDRGQIWVAGWNIGRLRHWKVPYLRRNIGCVFQDFRLLPSKSVFANVAFALEVIGRQKSVVASQVPQALDLVGLGDKWDCLPGELSGGEQQRVAIARAFVNRPLILLADEPTGNIDPGGGAVVTKLLDRISRTGTTVLMATHNDAIVNTMRRRVIELDGGIVVRDEDQGAYEAPDAQLEERPDAVAMSAEPTSAGVEGLR from the coding sequence ATGATCCGACTGGACAACGTCACCAAAACTTACAAGGGCTCCGTCTGCGCGCTCCGCGACTGCTCGGTTGACATCGGGAGGGGTGAGTTCGTCTTCCTCGTCGGTCCCTCCGGCGCCGGGAAGTCGACGTTCATCCGCCTGATCCTTCGCGAGGAGGCTCCGGACCGCGGTCAGATCTGGGTGGCCGGGTGGAACATCGGCCGGCTGCGTCACTGGAAGGTGCCCTACCTCCGGCGCAACATCGGCTGCGTGTTCCAGGACTTCCGGCTGCTGCCCAGCAAGTCGGTGTTCGCCAACGTGGCCTTCGCCCTCGAGGTCATCGGCCGCCAGAAGTCTGTCGTGGCGTCCCAGGTGCCCCAGGCCCTGGACCTGGTGGGCCTCGGTGACAAGTGGGACTGCTTGCCGGGCGAGCTGTCGGGCGGCGAGCAGCAGCGGGTGGCAATCGCCCGGGCCTTCGTCAACCGGCCGCTCATCCTCCTGGCCGACGAGCCCACAGGCAACATCGACCCGGGCGGTGGCGCGGTCGTGACGAAGCTGCTCGACCGCATCAGCCGCACTGGCACGACGGTCCTCATGGCGACCCACAACGACGCCATCGTCAACACGATGCGGCGCCGCGTCATCGAGCTCGACGGCGGCATCGTCGTCCGCGACGAGGACCAGGGCGCATACGAGGCGCCCGACGCGCAGCTCGAGGAGCGACCCGATGCGGTGGCCATGTCCGCCGAGCCCACGTCGGCGGGGGTCGAGGGGTTGCGCTGA
- the prfB gene encoding peptide chain release factor 2, with protein MRDFADDLAALRKRLEEAKTYLDLPGLRTRLSELEAEVGRPDLWDDADAARVATTAYGRVSGDVELLTGLDARLADTETLYELAVEEGDESVEVELAEAVADLGRQLDSLELRSLFSGEHDDRDAVAEIHAGAGGTDAQDWAEMMLRMYLRWAERRGFSVEVDEVSPGQEAGILSATFIVRGRYAYGLLAAERGVHRLVRMSPFDAQKRRQTSFASLDATPFLDDVSAVVEIDEKDLRVDTYRSSGAGGQHVNVTDSAVRITHLPTGIVVSVQNERSQHQNKAKALQILGAKLADRQREERQAELDAISGPQTDVAWGNQIRSYVLAPYQLVKDLRTNEETGNVDAVLDGDLDGFMESFLRWRRAQGDG; from the coding sequence GTGCGCGACTTCGCTGACGATCTGGCCGCCCTGCGCAAGCGTCTCGAGGAGGCCAAGACCTACCTGGACCTGCCTGGGCTCCGGACTCGCCTCTCCGAGCTGGAGGCGGAAGTGGGTCGCCCCGACCTTTGGGACGATGCCGACGCGGCGCGGGTCGCCACCACGGCCTACGGCCGGGTGAGCGGGGACGTCGAGCTGCTGACGGGGCTCGACGCCCGGCTGGCTGACACCGAGACCCTCTACGAGCTGGCCGTGGAGGAGGGCGACGAGTCGGTCGAGGTGGAGCTGGCCGAGGCGGTGGCCGATCTGGGACGGCAGCTGGACTCCCTCGAGCTGCGCTCGCTGTTCTCCGGCGAGCACGACGACCGGGACGCAGTGGCGGAGATCCACGCCGGGGCGGGCGGCACCGACGCCCAGGACTGGGCCGAGATGATGCTGCGCATGTACCTGCGCTGGGCCGAGCGCCGCGGCTTCTCGGTCGAGGTCGACGAGGTGTCACCCGGCCAGGAGGCCGGCATTCTGTCGGCCACGTTCATCGTCCGGGGCCGGTACGCCTACGGGTTGCTGGCGGCCGAACGGGGCGTGCACCGTCTGGTTCGCATGTCACCGTTCGACGCCCAGAAGCGGCGTCAGACCAGTTTCGCGTCCCTCGACGCCACACCGTTCCTCGACGACGTCTCGGCCGTGGTCGAGATCGACGAGAAGGACCTGCGGGTGGACACCTACAGGTCGTCGGGCGCCGGCGGCCAGCATGTCAACGTCACCGACTCGGCCGTGCGCATCACTCATCTCCCGACCGGCATCGTCGTCTCTGTCCAGAACGAGCGCAGCCAGCACCAGAACAAGGCCAAGGCGCTCCAGATCCTCGGCGCCAAGTTGGCCGATCGCCAGCGCGAGGAGCGCCAGGCGGAGCTCGACGCCATCTCGGGACCGCAGACCGACGTGGCCTGGGGCAACCAGATCCGGTCATACGTGCTGGCGCCGTACCAGCTGGTGAAGGACCTAAGGACCAACGAGGAGACCGGAAACGTCGACGCCGTGCTCGATGGCGACCTCGACGGGTTCATGGAGTCCTTCCTCCGCTGGCGGCGAGCCCAGGGAGACGGCTAG
- the secA gene encoding preprotein translocase subunit SecA, with product MSVLTKMLRAGEGKKLRRLQEIVPMINDLEPEVEALDDAALRHRTVEFRERLDQGEGLDDLLVEAFAVVREAARRVIGQRHFDVQLMGGMALHFGWIAEMKTGEGKTLVSTLPVYLNGLTGKGVHVVTVNDYLAARDAEWMGQIHRFLGLKVGLVVPEVEDAEAKREAYAADVTYGTNTEFGFDYLRDNMARSRDAMAQRGHAYAIVDEVDSILIDEARTPLIISGPAAESARLYYQFAGVVRTLKRDVDYEVDEEKRTVFPTEEGIEKVESQIGVGNLYDLVSVNYVHQLQQALRAKELYHRDKDYIVAGGEAKIVDEFTGRILEGRRWSDGLHQAVEAKERVRIKEENHTWATVTLQNYFRLYEKLAGMTGTAETEASEFANTYDLPVVPIPTNLPMVRADHPDLVYKSEQAKFEAVVEDLIERHDRGQPVLVGTASVAKSEVLSRLLDIRGIPHNVLNAKQHAREAQIVVQAGRLQAITVATNMAGRGVDILLGGNPDGLAAQEVLAQGLDPDSDEGRAARADLRAKFELQCKAEGDQIRALGGLYVLGSERHESRRIDNQLRGRSGRQGDPGESRFFLSLEDELMRLFATGAMNWVMAKALPEDVPIEAKMVTRAIERAQNTVEARNAEIRKDVLKYDEVMNEQRKVIYQRRMQVLDGEDLRERTEELLDEALDSVVMATCEGYAEDWDIAALIAEVGQYYPTKFTEEDLRHAETSDQLYESIRAEAADYYAERETTIPGGPEVARSLEREIMLQIIDQRWREHLAEMDYLREGINLRAMGQQDPLVAWQREGFSMFGQLMDAIDDDYLRYVLHVEVLTEQAAEPDLGQASYLAADDPVQGPASIAMAAQQAQQAQEQAQAALAQLPDPAAAAPEQVAAGAAASEALAAQAPTVKSDRDKIGRNDPCWCGSNKKYKLCHGR from the coding sequence ATGAGCGTCCTCACCAAGATGCTGCGCGCGGGCGAGGGGAAGAAGCTCCGCCGCCTCCAGGAGATCGTGCCGATGATCAACGACCTCGAGCCCGAGGTCGAGGCGCTGGACGACGCCGCCCTGCGCCACCGGACGGTCGAGTTCAGGGAGCGCCTGGACCAGGGGGAGGGTCTCGACGACCTGTTGGTGGAGGCCTTCGCCGTCGTACGGGAAGCGGCGCGACGGGTCATCGGCCAGCGACACTTCGACGTCCAGCTGATGGGCGGGATGGCCCTCCACTTCGGATGGATCGCCGAGATGAAGACCGGCGAGGGCAAGACGCTCGTGTCGACCCTGCCCGTCTACCTCAACGGCCTCACTGGCAAGGGCGTCCACGTAGTCACCGTCAACGACTACCTGGCTGCCCGCGACGCCGAGTGGATGGGCCAGATCCACCGCTTCCTGGGGCTGAAGGTCGGGCTCGTCGTCCCGGAAGTGGAGGACGCCGAGGCCAAGCGTGAGGCCTATGCCGCCGACGTCACCTATGGCACCAACACCGAGTTCGGTTTCGACTACCTGCGCGACAACATGGCCAGGTCGCGCGATGCGATGGCGCAGCGCGGCCATGCCTACGCCATCGTCGACGAAGTCGACTCGATCCTCATCGACGAGGCTCGGACGCCCCTCATCATCAGCGGTCCGGCGGCCGAGTCGGCCCGGCTGTACTACCAGTTCGCGGGGGTCGTGCGGACGCTCAAGCGCGACGTCGACTACGAGGTCGACGAGGAGAAGCGAACGGTCTTCCCCACCGAGGAGGGCATCGAGAAGGTCGAGTCCCAGATTGGAGTGGGCAACCTCTACGACCTGGTGTCGGTGAACTACGTCCATCAGCTCCAGCAGGCGCTGCGGGCCAAGGAGCTCTACCACCGGGACAAGGACTACATCGTGGCCGGTGGCGAAGCGAAGATCGTCGACGAGTTCACCGGCCGGATCCTGGAGGGGCGGCGGTGGTCCGACGGGCTGCACCAGGCCGTCGAGGCCAAGGAGCGGGTTCGCATCAAGGAGGAGAACCACACCTGGGCGACGGTGACGCTGCAGAACTACTTCCGACTCTACGAGAAGCTCGCCGGTATGACCGGCACGGCGGAGACCGAGGCGTCGGAGTTCGCCAACACCTACGACCTGCCCGTGGTGCCGATCCCGACCAACCTGCCTATGGTCCGGGCCGACCACCCTGACCTGGTCTACAAGAGCGAGCAGGCCAAGTTCGAGGCGGTCGTGGAGGATCTGATCGAACGCCACGACCGCGGCCAGCCCGTGCTGGTCGGCACGGCGTCGGTCGCCAAGTCCGAGGTGCTCTCCCGGCTCCTCGACATCCGGGGCATTCCGCACAACGTGCTGAACGCCAAGCAGCACGCCCGGGAAGCGCAGATCGTCGTCCAGGCGGGGCGGCTCCAGGCCATCACGGTGGCCACGAACATGGCCGGCCGCGGTGTCGACATCCTGTTGGGGGGCAATCCCGACGGCCTGGCGGCCCAGGAGGTCCTGGCCCAGGGGCTCGACCCGGACAGCGACGAGGGTCGCGCCGCTCGGGCCGATCTGCGGGCCAAGTTCGAACTGCAGTGCAAGGCCGAGGGCGACCAGATCCGTGCCCTCGGGGGGCTGTACGTGCTTGGCAGCGAGCGCCACGAGAGCCGCCGCATCGACAATCAGCTCCGGGGGCGGTCCGGCCGTCAGGGGGATCCGGGGGAGAGCCGGTTCTTCCTGTCGCTCGAGGACGAGCTCATGCGGCTCTTCGCCACTGGGGCCATGAACTGGGTGATGGCCAAGGCCCTCCCTGAGGACGTTCCCATCGAGGCCAAGATGGTCACCCGCGCCATCGAGCGGGCGCAGAATACGGTCGAGGCCCGCAACGCCGAGATCCGCAAGGACGTGCTCAAGTACGACGAGGTCATGAACGAGCAGCGCAAGGTCATCTACCAGCGCCGGATGCAGGTGCTCGACGGCGAAGACCTGCGGGAGCGGACCGAGGAGCTGCTGGACGAGGCGCTGGACTCGGTGGTCATGGCGACCTGCGAGGGCTACGCCGAGGACTGGGACATCGCCGCTCTCATCGCCGAGGTCGGTCAGTACTACCCCACGAAGTTCACCGAGGAGGACCTCCGACACGCCGAGACCTCCGACCAGCTCTACGAGAGCATCCGGGCCGAGGCCGCCGATTACTACGCCGAGCGGGAGACGACCATCCCCGGAGGGCCGGAGGTGGCCCGTTCCCTCGAGCGAGAGATCATGCTCCAGATCATCGATCAGCGCTGGCGGGAGCACCTGGCCGAGATGGACTACCTGCGCGAGGGCATCAACCTGCGGGCCATGGGCCAGCAGGACCCGCTGGTGGCCTGGCAGCGCGAGGGCTTCAGCATGTTCGGTCAGCTCATGGACGCCATCGACGACGACTATCTGCGCTACGTGCTGCACGTGGAGGTCCTCACCGAGCAGGCGGCCGAGCCCGATCTGGGACAGGCGAGCTACCTCGCCGCCGACGACCCGGTCCAGGGGCCGGCGAGCATCGCCATGGCTGCCCAGCAGGCCCAACAGGCCCAGGAGCAGGCCCAGGCGGCGCTGGCCCAGCTGCCAGACCCGGCGGCCGCAGCCCCCGAGCAGGTCGCAGCTGGCGCGGCAGCGTCCGAAGCTCTCGCCGCCCAGGCTCCCACCGTCAAGTCCGATCGCGACAAGATCGGGCGCAACGACCCCTGCTGGTGTGGGAGCAACAAGAAATACAAGCTGTGCCACGGCCGCTGA
- a CDS encoding response regulator transcription factor has translation MVDNQISGQDGQVIRVLIADDQALFRRGLYVVLGTEGGIEVVGEAEDGAEAIAKAEELAPDVVLMDVRMPQVNGIEAARTIRTVTPSARILMLTVSDEEEDLYEAVKAGANGYLLKEISVEEVADAIRAVVQGQSLISPSMASKLLTEFNSLVRRAEERPQVPPPELTGRELEVLKLVARGMSNRDIADSLYISENTVKNHVHNILDKLHLHSRMQAVIYAVRERLIEAEDR, from the coding sequence TTGGTCGACAACCAGATCTCGGGACAAGACGGGCAGGTCATCCGCGTGCTGATCGCGGATGACCAGGCACTGTTCCGCCGAGGCTTGTACGTGGTGCTGGGCACCGAGGGTGGGATCGAGGTCGTGGGTGAGGCCGAGGACGGGGCCGAGGCGATCGCCAAGGCCGAGGAGCTGGCCCCCGACGTGGTGTTGATGGACGTACGGATGCCTCAGGTGAACGGCATCGAGGCGGCGCGCACCATCCGCACCGTGACCCCGTCGGCGAGGATCCTGATGCTCACGGTGAGCGACGAGGAGGAGGATCTCTACGAGGCGGTCAAGGCGGGGGCGAACGGGTACCTGCTCAAGGAGATCTCGGTCGAGGAGGTGGCCGATGCCATCCGGGCCGTGGTCCAGGGCCAGAGCCTCATCTCACCCTCGATGGCCTCCAAGCTGCTGACCGAGTTCAACTCCCTGGTTAGGCGGGCCGAGGAGCGGCCCCAGGTCCCCCCGCCGGAGCTGACGGGGCGGGAGCTGGAGGTGCTCAAGCTGGTCGCCCGGGGGATGAGCAACAGGGACATCGCCGATTCGCTGTACATCTCCGAGAACACGGTCAAGAACCACGTCCACAACATCCTCGACAAGCTCCACCTCCACTCCCGCATGCAGGCGGTCATCTACGCCGTGCGCGAGCGCCTGATCGAGGCCGAGGACCGCTGA
- the raiA gene encoding ribosome-associated translation inhibitor RaiA has product MDISIQGRNVEVSELLRATVEEKVTRLGRYLDSMERAEVRFLEERNPRIADKEVCEVTVVGHGHIVRARAAASDTFAAVDRVVDKLEHRLEKLKGRLIGRSHPRRHAGGAPGPDAVAAVIADDDEDAEDETPRIIRTVQSDAKPMTPEEAVLELDLLGRGFFLFTNAETGRAAVVYRRKDSQIGLIDTT; this is encoded by the coding sequence GTGGACATCTCGATCCAGGGCCGGAACGTCGAGGTGTCGGAGCTGCTGCGTGCGACCGTGGAGGAGAAGGTCACCCGGCTGGGGCGCTACCTCGACTCGATGGAGCGGGCCGAGGTTCGCTTCCTCGAGGAGCGCAATCCGCGCATCGCTGACAAGGAGGTGTGCGAGGTGACCGTGGTGGGCCACGGCCACATCGTGCGGGCGAGGGCTGCGGCGAGCGACACGTTCGCGGCCGTCGACCGGGTCGTCGACAAGCTCGAGCACCGGCTGGAGAAGCTGAAGGGGCGCCTGATCGGACGGTCCCACCCCCGCCGGCACGCCGGTGGAGCGCCCGGTCCCGATGCCGTGGCGGCCGTGATCGCCGACGACGACGAGGATGCCGAGGACGAGACACCGCGCATCATCCGGACGGTCCAATCCGATGCCAAGCCCATGACCCCTGAGGAGGCCGTCCTCGAGCTCGACCTCCTCGGCCGGGGGTTCTTCCTGTTCACGAATGCTGAAACGGGCCGTGCCGCGGTGGTATACCGGCGGAAGGACAGTCAAATCGGACTAATCGACACCACCTGA
- a CDS encoding SIS domain-containing protein encodes MSGQVVDTLGMWDAAAQLPEQVAAAAEAVEHLAGLPPRGSIANVVVLGMGGSGIAGDVFQATAGPDLAVPVSVVKSYCPPGFVGPASLVFAVSFSGDTEETIEAARAARSRGASVIVVTSGGELAKLADDWGAPLLPVPDTIPQPRAAVGAMTVPLLAVAEDLGLLPDGRRWVDQAVGQLQRRRDQLVGAASPAAALARRIGRTIPLVYGAAGIGAVAAWRWKADVNENAKAPAFAASQPELCHNEVAGWGQHGDITRQLVTLVNLRHRDEHPRIAARFGLVDDIVREVVAGIEEVEAEGEGRLAQLLDLVIFGDFVSLHLAAQEGLDPGPVPVLTEIKSRLESSPGGRGRE; translated from the coding sequence GTGAGCGGGCAGGTGGTCGACACGCTGGGGATGTGGGATGCCGCCGCCCAGCTCCCCGAACAGGTCGCCGCTGCCGCCGAGGCCGTCGAGCACCTGGCCGGGCTCCCGCCCCGCGGGTCGATCGCCAACGTGGTCGTGCTGGGCATGGGGGGCAGCGGCATCGCGGGCGACGTTTTCCAGGCGACGGCCGGCCCCGACCTGGCTGTGCCCGTCTCGGTCGTGAAGTCCTACTGCCCCCCGGGCTTCGTCGGCCCGGCGTCGTTGGTCTTCGCCGTCTCGTTCTCGGGTGACACCGAGGAGACGATCGAGGCCGCCCGGGCCGCGAGATCGCGGGGAGCGAGCGTGATCGTCGTGACCAGCGGCGGCGAGCTGGCCAAGCTGGCCGACGACTGGGGGGCACCGCTGCTGCCGGTGCCCGACACCATTCCCCAGCCGCGTGCCGCCGTGGGGGCCATGACGGTCCCGCTGCTCGCCGTGGCCGAGGACCTGGGCCTGCTTCCGGACGGCCGGCGATGGGTCGACCAGGCGGTGGGCCAGCTGCAGCGGCGCCGCGACCAGCTGGTTGGGGCGGCGAGCCCGGCGGCGGCACTCGCCCGTCGCATCGGGCGCACGATCCCGCTCGTCTACGGCGCAGCCGGCATCGGCGCCGTCGCCGCCTGGCGCTGGAAGGCGGACGTCAACGAGAACGCCAAGGCTCCGGCGTTCGCCGCCAGCCAACCGGAGCTGTGCCACAACGAGGTGGCCGGATGGGGACAGCACGGGGACATCACCCGCCAGCTTGTGACCCTCGTGAACCTCCGCCACCGGGATGAGCACCCCCGGATCGCCGCCCGCTTCGGGCTGGTGGACGACATCGTCCGGGAGGTCGTGGCGGGGATCGAGGAGGTGGAGGCCGAGGGGGAGGGGCGCCTGGCCCAGCTTCTGGACCTGGTCATCTTCGGTGACTTCGTCTCGCTGCACCTGGCCGCCCAGGAGGGGCTCGACCCGGGGCCGGTCCCGGTCCTTACCGAGATAAAGAGCCGTCTCGAGAGCAGCCCGGGAGGCCGGGGCCGGGAGTAG
- a CDS encoding Trm112 family protein yields MALDPLLLEILACPEDKGPLLYFADEDSLYNPRLHRRYAIRDDIPIMLIDEAETVDDAEHGRLLAKAEAEGITPTFDPGKSPSGGAPA; encoded by the coding sequence GTGGCACTCGACCCCCTGCTGCTCGAGATCCTGGCCTGTCCCGAGGACAAGGGACCACTGCTGTACTTCGCCGACGAGGACAGCCTCTACAACCCGCGCCTCCATCGGCGCTACGCGATCCGGGACGACATTCCCATCATGTTGATCGACGAGGCCGAGACCGTCGACGATGCCGAGCACGGTCGCCTGCTGGCCAAGGCCGAGGCGGAGGGCATCACGCCGACCTTCGATCCGGGGAAGAGCCCTTCGGGCGGCGCACCGGCGTGA